One window from the genome of Serinibacter salmoneus encodes:
- a CDS encoding ABC transporter permease, with translation MSSGRRARRALTVLGAGAALLWLALPLFPIAGWILAERWSHPALVPQEWGVRGWREAASAGLGPALGRSLILALAVTALATPLGAAIGWVLGWRLTRHPGPVIGILLLPVLLPPVAVALGFDAVLVRTGLPEPVAVLALLTAAALPYVALTTAVAFARTPPILAEQARALGAGPMQAALRALLPALRRSLLVAALLAFLVAWSDYVITVLVGGGRLVTAPVLLGSLAAGSGNTATVAVIALTALAPPLLLLGAVAALTRGPRPTTERSSP, from the coding sequence ATGAGCAGCGGCCGGCGGGCTCGGCGCGCGCTCACCGTGCTGGGGGCCGGGGCGGCGCTGCTGTGGCTGGCGCTGCCCCTGTTCCCGATCGCCGGCTGGATCCTCGCCGAGCGGTGGTCCCACCCCGCTTTGGTGCCGCAGGAATGGGGAGTGCGGGGTTGGCGGGAGGCCGCCTCCGCCGGCCTCGGGCCCGCGCTCGGGCGCTCCCTGATACTGGCCCTGGCGGTCACGGCCCTCGCCACGCCGCTCGGGGCGGCGATCGGATGGGTGCTGGGGTGGCGCCTGACCCGGCACCCCGGCCCGGTGATCGGGATCCTGCTGCTGCCGGTGCTGCTGCCCCCGGTTGCGGTCGCACTCGGGTTCGACGCCGTGCTGGTGCGCACGGGGCTGCCGGAGCCGGTGGCCGTCCTGGCGCTGCTGACCGCGGCGGCGTTGCCTTACGTGGCCCTCACCACCGCCGTCGCCTTCGCCCGCACCCCGCCGATCCTGGCCGAGCAGGCCCGGGCCCTGGGGGCCGGCCCGATGCAGGCGGCGCTGCGCGCGCTCCTCCCGGCCCTTCGCCGCTCCCTGCTGGTCGCGGCCCTGCTGGCCTTCCTCGTGGCCTGGAGCGACTACGTCATCACCGTGCTGGTGGGCGGGGGTCGCCTGGTCACGGCCCCGGTGCTGCTCGGTTCACTCGCGGCGGGGAGTGGCAACACCGCCACCGTCGCGGTGATCGCCCTGACGGCGCTCGCGCCGCCGCTCCTGCTCCTGGGTGCGGTGGCGGCCCTGACCCGGGGACCACGACCCACCACGGAGAGGAGCTCGCCGTGA
- a CDS encoding ABC transporter ATP-binding protein → MTALELDRITHRYPGTERPALSEVSVAVPAGRMLAVVGPSGSGKSTLLRAAAGLVRPTSGAVHLAGRDVTDLPVERRDVTVMFQEPTLFDHLDVAGNVAFAPRLAGARRREARRLARRYLDLVRLPGLQDRPVSALSGGQAQRVALARALAAERSVLLLDEPFSALDSELRRAMHDLVGEVRAALDPTLVLVTHDLDEAALADRVLVVIDGVAHQHAPAAAVYTRPASLAVARMLGGFTEVPGIVRRGIHHSDWGRMPVDLFGEGPAVLLLRREDLRLTSQATPGTVGITARVTHRRVRGRRVVATLRAPAGTTIEVELPLGRDVRVGQETVVQAGPGPAWALPATAAETVPAPGPDPDPAAETPGAVFTERSADPRGPVAQR, encoded by the coding sequence GTGACCGCACTCGAGCTGGACCGGATCACCCACCGCTACCCGGGGACCGAACGCCCCGCCCTGAGCGAGGTCTCCGTCGCCGTACCCGCCGGGCGGATGCTCGCCGTCGTCGGACCCTCGGGTTCGGGCAAGAGCACCCTGCTGCGCGCCGCGGCGGGACTGGTGCGCCCCACCTCGGGCGCCGTCCACCTGGCGGGCCGCGACGTCACCGACCTGCCCGTGGAGCGCCGGGACGTGACCGTGATGTTCCAGGAGCCCACCCTCTTCGACCACCTCGACGTGGCGGGGAACGTGGCCTTCGCCCCCCGGCTCGCCGGGGCACGGCGGCGCGAGGCGCGCCGGCTCGCGCGGCGCTATCTCGACCTCGTGCGGCTCCCCGGGCTGCAGGACCGCCCCGTCTCAGCGCTCTCCGGCGGTCAGGCGCAACGGGTGGCGCTGGCGCGCGCACTGGCTGCCGAGCGCTCGGTCCTGCTCCTGGACGAACCGTTCAGTGCCCTGGATTCCGAGCTGCGCCGGGCCATGCACGATCTGGTGGGCGAGGTGCGCGCGGCGCTGGATCCCACGCTCGTGCTCGTGACCCACGACCTGGACGAGGCGGCACTGGCCGATCGGGTGCTCGTGGTCATCGACGGCGTCGCCCACCAGCATGCGCCCGCCGCCGCGGTCTACACACGGCCCGCGAGCCTCGCCGTGGCACGGATGCTCGGCGGGTTCACCGAGGTGCCCGGGATCGTGCGGCGCGGCATCCACCACAGCGACTGGGGCCGGATGCCGGTGGACCTGTTCGGCGAGGGACCGGCCGTGTTGCTCCTGCGGCGCGAGGACCTGCGGCTGACCTCCCAGGCGACGCCCGGGACGGTGGGCATCACAGCCCGGGTGACGCACCGCCGGGTGCGGGGCCGCCGGGTGGTGGCCACCCTCCGCGCGCCGGCCGGCACCACCATCGAGGTGGAGCTCCCGCTCGGGCGGGATGTGCGCGTGGGACAGGAGACGGTTGTGCAGGCCGGACCCGGACCGGCGTGGGCGCTACCCGCGACCGCGGCCGAGACCGTGCCCGCACCCGGCCCCGACCCCGACCCCGCCGCGGAGACTCCTGGCGCCGTGTTCACCGAGCGTTCGGCAGACCCTCGCGGGCCGGTCGCACAGCGGTGA
- a CDS encoding glycosyltransferase family 4 protein, producing the protein MRIAIVTESWAPATNGVVRSVQQVLRHTSGVEFHLVGPGASARNAPRARTTFTASAVALAGLGYAASLPTPGMVRYLREVSPDVVHVASPFLLGAQALRAANVLGIPSVAVYQTDVAAFADANGFKGTAAGVWKWIARTHARADVNLACTEDAVQALREHGVPRVRHWQRGVDLDTFDPGRRDEALNAFWGGGRPVVGYVGRLAPEKELPLLAQLAADPRIQLVLIGDGPQSLALRSQLPEAHFTGHLDGADLPRAMASLDVVVHPGRHETLCQSVMQAMACGVPAVVPDSGGVRELVTPDSGRVVPVGDPAAIHAAALEILADHRRHAAAAARLSARRSMPTSMGQLTATWRDLLRGADPAIESTGVAA; encoded by the coding sequence GTGAGGATCGCGATCGTCACCGAATCCTGGGCCCCCGCCACCAACGGAGTCGTCAGGTCCGTGCAGCAGGTACTCCGGCACACCTCGGGTGTCGAGTTCCACCTGGTCGGACCCGGCGCGTCGGCGCGCAACGCACCACGGGCGCGCACCACCTTCACCGCCTCGGCCGTGGCGCTGGCCGGTCTCGGCTACGCCGCCTCCCTGCCCACCCCCGGGATGGTGCGCTACCTGCGCGAGGTGAGCCCCGACGTCGTCCATGTGGCCTCCCCGTTCCTGCTGGGTGCGCAGGCGCTGCGGGCGGCGAACGTGCTCGGCATCCCCAGCGTGGCGGTCTACCAGACCGACGTCGCCGCGTTCGCCGATGCCAACGGCTTCAAGGGCACCGCGGCGGGGGTGTGGAAGTGGATCGCGCGCACCCACGCCCGGGCGGATGTGAACCTGGCCTGCACCGAGGACGCCGTCCAGGCGCTGCGTGAGCACGGCGTCCCGCGGGTGCGGCACTGGCAACGCGGGGTCGACCTGGACACCTTCGACCCGGGGCGCCGCGATGAGGCGCTGAACGCCTTCTGGGGCGGTGGACGCCCGGTGGTGGGTTACGTGGGGCGCCTCGCACCCGAGAAGGAACTGCCGCTGCTGGCGCAGCTCGCCGCCGACCCGCGCATCCAGCTGGTGCTGATCGGGGACGGGCCGCAGAGCCTCGCCCTGCGCTCGCAGCTGCCCGAGGCTCACTTCACCGGGCACCTGGACGGCGCCGACCTGCCACGTGCGATGGCGAGCCTGGACGTGGTGGTCCACCCCGGCCGTCACGAGACCCTGTGCCAGTCGGTGATGCAGGCCATGGCCTGCGGGGTGCCGGCCGTGGTCCCCGACTCCGGTGGCGTGCGGGAACTCGTGACACCCGACAGCGGCCGGGTGGTGCCGGTCGGGGACCCCGCCGCGATCCACGCCGCCGCGCTGGAGATCCTCGCCGACCACCGCCGCCACGCCGCGGCCGCCGCCCGCCTCTCCGCCCGGCGCAGCATGCCGACCTCCATGGGGCAGCTCACCGCGACCTGGCGCGACCTGCTGCGCGGCGCGGATCCGGCCATCGAGTCCACCGGGGTCGCCGCATGA